The proteins below are encoded in one region of Microbacterium pygmaeum:
- a CDS encoding ABC transporter permease, whose protein sequence is MTITQQPPAARAEASASTTPRWLRSLGYRYGVVGVWIVAFVFFSIMAPTTFLTATNLTAMLSSQAALILLALAVVPALAAGEIDLSVAGVMTISATVVGQLNGVWKVDIVLSIVLALLVALLVGFINAFLAVYVGVQSIVVTLGMSTLLVGISQWIANKLTITGVSPDLGRLVNGRVLGVSAGFWFAIAVGLVLWYVYRHTAVGRHVVFIGKNAEVARLSGLPVQKLKVGAFMVTSLLAGLAGVVVVASAGGLQPTSLQTLLLPAFASAFLGQAIIDPGSNNPLGTIIAVLFLATGINGLVLLGADTWVSDVFYGAAVIIAVTVSRIATVRARRKSVL, encoded by the coding sequence ATGACGATCACGCAGCAGCCGCCGGCCGCACGCGCCGAAGCGTCCGCCTCCACGACGCCCCGTTGGCTGCGTAGCCTCGGGTACCGTTATGGCGTCGTCGGCGTCTGGATCGTGGCGTTCGTCTTCTTCTCGATCATGGCGCCCACGACGTTCCTCACCGCCACCAACCTCACGGCCATGCTGAGTTCGCAGGCGGCGCTCATCCTGCTCGCGCTCGCGGTCGTGCCAGCGCTCGCCGCAGGAGAGATCGACCTGTCGGTCGCGGGTGTCATGACCATCTCGGCCACCGTCGTCGGGCAGCTCAACGGCGTCTGGAAGGTCGACATCGTCCTCTCGATCGTCCTCGCGCTCCTCGTCGCGCTCCTCGTCGGGTTCATCAACGCCTTCCTCGCCGTGTACGTCGGGGTTCAGTCGATCGTGGTGACGCTCGGGATGAGCACGCTCCTCGTGGGGATCTCGCAGTGGATCGCCAACAAGCTAACGATCACCGGCGTCTCCCCGGACCTGGGCCGACTCGTCAACGGACGGGTGTTGGGTGTGAGCGCCGGCTTCTGGTTCGCGATCGCCGTGGGTCTCGTCCTCTGGTACGTGTATCGGCACACGGCCGTCGGCCGACACGTCGTCTTCATCGGCAAGAACGCCGAAGTCGCCCGGCTGTCGGGGCTGCCGGTCCAGAAACTCAAGGTAGGCGCCTTCATGGTGACGAGCCTTCTCGCAGGCCTTGCGGGCGTCGTTGTCGTGGCCAGCGCGGGAGGTCTTCAGCCGACCTCGCTGCAGACCCTGCTCCTTCCGGCATTCGCCAGCGCCTTCCTCGGGCAGGCCATCATCGACCCCGGCAGCAACAACCCGCTCGGCACCATCATCGCCGTGCTGTTCCTCGCCACCGGCATCAACGGACTCGTGCTGCTGGGCGCCGACACCTGGGTGAGCGACGTGTTCTACGGGGCGGCCGTCATCATCGCCGTCACGGTCTCCCGTATCGCTACCGTCCGCGCTCGCCGAAAGAGCGTCCTCTGA